GCGCCGTGGTTACGCCCTTTGTAGATGATGAGCTTGGAGAACTTTTTGAAATAGGTAAAGACATCGCTGTATATAATGATGTGCTTGAACTGAAAGATATACTTGATAGATTTCGGGGCAATCCTATGCTGGCCGCCGAAATGGGACTTGCTGCTTATGAGCGTGTTTTGCGTGAACATATGCCTGCTAACAGGGTTAATAGCATTTTGGATTTTGCGCAGCATTTAACCCCTCGCATAATCGATGAATCAGATAATAATTTTTTGTATATCCAGATCCAAGCTGCGCTTGCCTCTGCCGGAGACACTGATGTTTCATGGAAAGAAGTAATAATATCTTTAATGAGGTCAAATCCAAGTGTCTCTAAGGATACTACTTTACTCCGTATTTTTGCTAATGGAAATATGACCAGTGAGTTTTTAAAGATAGCGCAAACATATATAGGTAATGCCGTTGGAGTAGACGATGCTCTTTTGAATATGACAGCATCAATTGGCAGTAGCAAAATGGGTGATTGGGACTTAGCTAGGTATTTCTGGTTAAGATATATTACAAAGATTCAATCAAATAGCCCTGAAACTCCTCGCGATCATGTCCATTTATTGATGCTTTGGGGGCGGGAGCTTTCTAAAATTGGTATTTCAATGATGCGTGGTGTGGCTTTTAATGAAGATAAAGATATACCGACATGTGCGAGTCAATGTTTATTTTCAGCTCTTAGGTTAGATCCGCAGAATTTAGAAATATATAAACGACTTGATGCTTTGTTTACAGGAATAGCCGGGGCCGAATCAATGCGCCTTGCCTTTTTGTCACACTTATCTTTGCATTATCCTGATGACTGGAGACTAAGCACTGAGCTTGGAATAGTTAGCTTGAAAATATTTCGTTTGTCTGAGGGGCTTACTGAGCTTTGTCATTCTGAGAAAAAAGCTATAGCCGCAGGGCGGCAGAGGTTTTGGTGGCGTAAAATCGAATCAGAAATAAAAGCATATTTAAAAATAGTTAAATTAAATAATATGTGTTAAATCTTAAGCTGAGGCTTAACTGACGAGAGTATAAATAACTTATTGCAAACAGTAGAGATATATTATGGCGTGTGAATTTTTCAATGAACAGGCATTTTTCGATCATCTTAGTGGTGACAGGGAACTTGGAGCCGAAATACTTAATGTTTATTTGACAGATGCCCCGGCAAGGTTGAGGGCTCTATCAGAAGCTACTAAGACAAATAATCAGAATCTAATAATTAAATATTCTCATGCTCTTAAAGGAATTTCAGCAACAATTCGTGCTGAGAAAATTGCTGAAATTGCAGAAGACATAGAACTAGCCGCAAGGCAAAATCACCTTGAGAAAGTAAATGAATATTTGCCGGATATTGAAAAAATATTGGAAAAGACTTTAAAAGTACTGAGAAATTATTTGGAAATGTAATTATTATTACGTGGCTATTCAATCACTGGTTTTGCAAAAAAACTCCTTACGAATGTATCGTGAGGAGTTTTTTTATGTTATATGATTTTTAGGTATACTTATAATAACAAGAGAAGGAGTGGTCGTATAATGTGTTTAACGCAATAAACAGAAGGTTTAAGGCTCTGTTCTTTAGAGTAGTGTTTGGAATATTTAAGTAGTTAAGGGGGCTGGTATGTTAAAAAATATGAAATTAGGATTAAAACTAGGGCTCAGTTTTGCGTTGATGATTTTCTTG
This sequence is a window from Desulfovibrio sp. UCD-KL4C. Protein-coding genes within it:
- a CDS encoding glycosyltransferase; translation: MKKLFLINCRKPMVDAFKDAGHDVRCLYTTEREVNVLYELEKLEFSPDILLQQESLGCRVFLNGLASIDCVRLFWSVDTHMNMHWHGLYGSMFDGVLTTQKKYISSLEKVCTAKICWVPWMGCRLGPETGTDQGLIPYTKRKHDLTFVGRVSSQRPSRKLFVDFLRANYNLNLVNGLNYSEMMSLYKQTKIVPNEAIFGEVNFRLFEACSCGCAVVTPFVDDELGELFEIGKDIAVYNDVLELKDILDRFRGNPMLAAEMGLAAYERVLREHMPANRVNSILDFAQHLTPRIIDESDNNFLYIQIQAALASAGDTDVSWKEVIISLMRSNPSVSKDTTLLRIFANGNMTSEFLKIAQTYIGNAVGVDDALLNMTASIGSSKMGDWDLARYFWLRYITKIQSNSPETPRDHVHLLMLWGRELSKIGISMMRGVAFNEDKDIPTCASQCLFSALRLDPQNLEIYKRLDALFTGIAGAESMRLAFLSHLSLHYPDDWRLSTELGIVSLKIFRLSEGLTELCHSEKKAIAAGRQRFWWRKIESEIKAYLKIVKLNNMC
- a CDS encoding Hpt domain-containing protein, yielding MACEFFNEQAFFDHLSGDRELGAEILNVYLTDAPARLRALSEATKTNNQNLIIKYSHALKGISATIRAEKIAEIAEDIELAARQNHLEKVNEYLPDIEKILEKTLKVLRNYLEM